In a genomic window of Methanosarcina horonobensis HB-1 = JCM 15518:
- a CDS encoding tyrosine-type recombinase/integrase, with protein sequence MYLLYTPALRVSEAINVKVRDLDKKNECIEIWGGKSRDETEIQKAPCDNRVMKRIERYCEHCNLRPSDYIMFSQK encoded by the coding sequence ATGTATCTGCTTTATACACCTGCATTGCGAGTTAGCGAAGCAATCAATGTAAAAGTTCGTGATCTCGATAAAAAGAACGAGTGCATTGAAATTTGGGGTGGTAAAAGCAGGGATGAAACGGAGATACAGAAAGCTCCCTGTGATAACAGGGTGATGAAAAGGATTGAAAGATATTGTGAACATTGCAACCTTCGACCAAGCGATTACATTATGTTTTCGCAAAAGTGA
- a CDS encoding DUF6602 domain-containing protein → MASQDFQVDIREIFKNISSSMKAELDQVRCAIPHSGEKGQINEETFRNFFIQYLPKSLDISTGFVIDTKGGISRQLDIIISDSAKTPIFYENKNGNKKIRVIPIECVYAIIEVKTKLNKQEIDNCIVNMESVKKLEKAAYVLPPQNLRINILQYGKELEICPVNYYIFAYEADNLEVLYNYLSKKFKEKDLPVHLRIDTICVLNKGLITNWLPDISKFEALPEENSDLVMVSTEDALLLFYLITSRHFFQTYLPCIMPIQYAPYLGELQRKGSVFTFKN, encoded by the coding sequence ATGGCTAGTCAAGATTTCCAAGTGGATATTCGGGAAATTTTTAAAAACATTTCCAGTTCAATGAAAGCAGAGTTAGACCAGGTACGTTGTGCTATTCCACACTCTGGAGAAAAAGGTCAAATTAATGAAGAAACTTTTAGAAATTTCTTTATTCAGTATCTCCCAAAATCTTTAGATATATCAACTGGTTTCGTAATTGATACGAAAGGCGGTATAAGTAGACAATTAGATATTATAATATCAGATTCTGCAAAGACGCCTATTTTTTATGAGAATAAAAACGGTAACAAAAAAATCCGTGTGATACCAATCGAATGTGTTTATGCAATTATTGAAGTTAAAACCAAATTAAATAAGCAAGAAATTGATAACTGTATAGTGAATATGGAAAGCGTAAAAAAACTTGAAAAAGCGGCATATGTACTACCACCTCAAAATCTAAGAATAAACATTTTACAATATGGCAAAGAATTGGAGATTTGCCCTGTTAATTATTACATTTTTGCTTATGAGGCAGATAATTTAGAGGTTCTTTACAATTATCTTTCTAAGAAATTCAAAGAAAAAGACCTACCTGTACATTTAAGAATTGATACTATATGTGTTCTGAATAAAGGACTTATAACAAATTGGTTGCCCGATATATCAAAATTTGAAGCATTACCAGAAGAAAATTCAGATTTAGTCATGGTTTCAACAGAAGATGCTTTATTGCTTTTCTATCTGATTACAAGTAGGCATTTTTTCCAGACATATTTACCATGTATTATGCCCATACAATATGCTCCATATTTAGGAGAACTTCAAAGAAAAGGATCTGTCTTTACGTTTAAGAATTGA
- a CDS encoding M48 family metallopeptidase: protein MRKNDSIKACGRTLDYEIVYSKKRRKAAIVVRPDLKVEFRAPHGLSREVIKDMVRKKAGWVWEKLDWFEANRLPIREKQYTDGEKYLYLGKEYPLKVLPMEGIKKSSASFSGSEITVFIPENAPEELKPALIKKTIWDFYSDCAELEVDRFLRIYSKKLKIDPPTFKVKHQKKRWGSCSADNILRINFQLVMAPSEQLEYVVVHELCHVKEKNHSARFWKLVGELMPGYEVHRKSLKKDGWRYVL, encoded by the coding sequence ATGAGAAAAAACGACAGTATTAAAGCTTGCGGCAGGACATTAGACTACGAAATAGTCTATAGCAAAAAGAGAAGGAAAGCAGCGATAGTAGTCCGCCCGGATCTCAAAGTTGAATTTCGAGCCCCTCATGGGCTTAGCCGTGAGGTTATCAAAGATATGGTACGGAAGAAGGCTGGCTGGGTATGGGAAAAACTTGACTGGTTTGAGGCAAACAGGCTGCCCATCAGGGAGAAACAATATACTGACGGAGAAAAATATCTCTATCTGGGCAAAGAATATCCCCTGAAAGTTTTACCTATGGAAGGAATCAAAAAATCTTCTGCTTCCTTTAGCGGGTCTGAAATTACTGTCTTCATTCCTGAAAATGCGCCTGAGGAACTGAAGCCAGCCCTGATAAAAAAGACAATATGGGATTTTTATAGTGACTGTGCAGAACTGGAAGTTGACAGGTTCCTGAGAATTTATTCAAAAAAATTGAAAATAGATCCTCCGACTTTTAAGGTAAAGCACCAGAAGAAACGCTGGGGAAGCTGCTCTGCGGACAATATCCTGAGGATTAATTTTCAGCTTGTAATGGCTCCGTCGGAACAGCTAGAGTATGTGGTTGTACATGAGCTCTGCCATGTAAAGGAGAAAAACCATTCTGCAAGGTTCTGGAAGCTCGTCGGGGAGCTCATGCCGGGCTATGAGGTGCACAGGAAAAGCCTGAAAAAAGATGGCTGGAGATATGTGCTTTAA
- a CDS encoding type II toxin-antitoxin system RelE family toxin, with product MTYKVAVHPSVRRNLKKLYSLDRPVYDYVKKRLLLLAYKPEMGYPLEAEFKGKWRIHIGPFVLVYTFDSTSNTLTFLIFEHYTRAYDMDIAYA from the coding sequence ATGACGTATAAAGTAGCAGTTCATCCGTCGGTTCGCAGAAACCTTAAAAAGCTATACAGCCTCGATCGGCCGGTCTATGATTATGTAAAAAAACGCCTTCTTCTCTTGGCTTATAAACCGGAAATGGGCTATCCTCTTGAGGCTGAGTTTAAGGGAAAATGGAGGATTCATATAGGACCCTTCGTATTGGTTTATACTTTTGACAGTACCAGCAACACTCTTACCTTTTTAATCTTTGAACATTATACACGGGCATATGATATGGACATCGCTTATGCCTGA
- a CDS encoding ABC transporter substrate-binding protein produces the protein MEKKKLSVLFSVFLTALILMTSGCTDKDSAQAETLAEETLAESTSNGSQHADVVHLSGEDYGYPQPFTIYPRGPGSSKVGMIFDSLLERDEIGTIPWLAESWDVSSDGTEYTFHLREGVSWSDGEPFTANDVKFTFDYEQENIPVSGGIESGIIDNVQVIDSSTVKFVLKQPASTFLYKMTGFKIIPEHIYKNVSDPASFLDPQAVTGTGPFILDEYNKEHGTYRFVANENFWGPKTSVKSVEFIPVSDSMVAFEQGQIDFTSISPDTLDRFTSDPDIRIVQQPAFWGYQFYFNMKKCPELNDSRVRQAFAYAIDRDELVKKVARGAGKAGKMGILSEDHIWYNPDQPEYGYDPDKAGTLLEEAGWTDTDGDGIRDKNGEKLSYVLSLSSGEVRIGELIKERLSEVGIDVQVKALESKSRDTNLKNGDFELLISGFGGWGQDADYLRTRYCDTDSQSSNSVSSGAAVYGYHNDTLNALGARELQELDDEKRKEIVYGMQTVLASDIPAIPLYYTTSYDAWRISKYDGWMNMYDHHARTHSILSYIERDGIAAKR, from the coding sequence ATGGAGAAAAAAAAGTTATCAGTATTATTTTCTGTTTTCCTGACAGCCCTGATCTTAATGACGTCGGGCTGTACTGACAAGGACAGTGCTCAAGCCGAAACACTGGCAGAGGAGACATTGGCTGAGAGTACTTCTAACGGATCACAGCATGCAGATGTTGTTCATCTGAGCGGTGAAGATTACGGCTATCCGCAGCCATTCACGATATATCCGAGGGGTCCCGGATCCTCAAAGGTTGGAATGATTTTTGACAGTCTGTTAGAAAGGGATGAAATAGGTACAATTCCCTGGCTGGCTGAAAGCTGGGACGTCAGTTCGGATGGAACAGAATACACATTTCATCTCCGTGAGGGTGTCAGCTGGAGTGATGGAGAACCTTTTACGGCAAACGATGTTAAATTTACTTTCGATTATGAGCAGGAAAACATACCCGTATCAGGTGGAATTGAGTCCGGAATTATAGATAATGTTCAGGTCATTGATTCCAGTACCGTCAAATTCGTACTTAAGCAGCCTGCTTCAACCTTCCTTTATAAGATGACCGGTTTCAAGATCATACCTGAACATATATACAAAAACGTTTCAGACCCCGCCAGTTTCCTTGATCCGCAGGCAGTCACAGGTACTGGTCCGTTTATTCTTGATGAGTACAATAAAGAGCATGGGACATACCGGTTTGTAGCAAACGAGAATTTCTGGGGACCGAAGACTTCCGTTAAATCCGTTGAGTTTATTCCGGTCAGCGACTCAATGGTAGCTTTTGAACAGGGGCAAATAGATTTCACAAGTATATCACCTGATACTCTTGACCGGTTCACATCAGACCCTGATATAAGAATAGTCCAGCAGCCGGCTTTCTGGGGTTACCAGTTTTATTTCAACATGAAAAAATGTCCGGAGCTTAATGACAGCAGAGTAAGGCAGGCCTTTGCTTATGCTATTGACCGTGATGAACTTGTTAAAAAGGTTGCAAGAGGTGCAGGGAAAGCCGGCAAAATGGGCATACTCTCTGAAGACCACATCTGGTATAATCCTGACCAGCCGGAATATGGCTACGATCCGGATAAAGCCGGAACCCTGCTTGAAGAGGCCGGATGGACTGATACGGACGGGGACGGAATACGTGATAAAAACGGGGAAAAACTGTCATATGTATTGTCACTTAGCAGCGGCGAAGTCCGTATCGGTGAACTTATAAAAGAAAGACTGAGTGAAGTCGGAATTGACGTTCAGGTGAAAGCCCTGGAAAGCAAGTCCCGTGATACCAATCTAAAGAACGGAGATTTTGAACTTTTGATCAGCGGCTTTGGCGGCTGGGGACAGGATGCAGATTACCTTCGTACAAGGTACTGTGATACGGATTCACAGTCATCAAACAGTGTGTCGTCCGGAGCAGCAGTGTATGGTTACCACAATGACACCCTGAACGCCCTTGGTGCCCGGGAACTGCAAGAACTCGACGATGAGAAACGGAAAGAAATAGTATACGGTATGCAGACCGTACTTGCGAGTGATATCCCCGCAATACCGCTCTATTACACTACGTCGTATGATGCATGGAGAATTTCAAAATATGACGGCTGGATGAATATGTACGACCACCATGCAAGGACACACAGCATTCTTTCGTATATTGAGAGGGATGGAATTGCAGCAAAAAGATAA
- a CDS encoding class I SAM-dependent methyltransferase yields MELQQKDNINNLIECWKKATENGLIHDEGRMAEFWNKRSENYANNLGKDNRKKRTDEILKFLEEASFSPEGSRVLDLGCGPGTLSLPLSRLGAEVTALDISSGMLNRLKDTVKNESLPIDVIECSWWTADIDNLGLRNKYDLVIASMTPAIKDIENFDKMMACSKNLCYYSNFLRRVEDKAYRDIRSSILGEKSENNMNGVIYPFMYLYLSGYRPSLRINHSEWKDETNWREAADQAMEFIGRGRDFDNETKEKIMDYYQNASPNGIYRSESDVYTGMMVWEVNSR; encoded by the coding sequence ATGGAATTGCAGCAAAAAGATAATATTAACAACCTGATCGAATGCTGGAAAAAAGCCACGGAAAACGGGCTGATCCATGATGAGGGCAGGATGGCAGAGTTCTGGAACAAACGTTCTGAAAACTATGCCAATAATCTTGGAAAAGATAACAGAAAGAAGAGAACCGATGAAATCCTCAAATTCCTTGAAGAAGCCAGTTTTAGCCCGGAAGGTTCCAGAGTCCTGGATCTCGGGTGCGGACCAGGCACCCTCTCCCTTCCCCTCTCAAGGCTTGGAGCAGAGGTGACTGCACTTGACATATCTTCCGGAATGCTCAACAGACTGAAAGACACAGTAAAAAATGAGTCTCTCCCGATAGATGTAATTGAATGCTCCTGGTGGACGGCAGACATAGATAACCTTGGGCTCCGGAACAAATACGACCTTGTAATTGCATCCATGACTCCCGCAATAAAGGATATTGAAAACTTTGATAAGATGATGGCCTGCTCAAAAAATCTCTGCTATTACAGTAACTTCCTTAGAAGAGTTGAGGATAAGGCGTATCGTGATATCAGGAGTTCGATACTCGGGGAAAAATCCGAGAATAATATGAACGGTGTAATTTACCCATTCATGTATCTTTACCTCTCAGGCTACAGGCCATCGCTCAGAATAAACCATTCCGAATGGAAAGATGAAACAAACTGGAGAGAAGCGGCCGATCAGGCAATGGAGTTTATTGGACGAGGCCGGGATTTTGATAATGAAACAAAGGAAAAAATAATGGACTATTATCAGAATGCTTCACCGAATGGAATTTACCGTTCCGAATCCGATGTATATACCGGTATGATGGTCTGGGAAGTTAACAGCAGATAA
- a CDS encoding ABC transporter permease: MEKDRNSFIFRLLSTLFVILAINFFLPRMMPGDPFSTTSADEVGEEIIVMTEEQRLYYMKYYGLDRPLNEQFLVYMKNLMTGNLGKSIYYKMPVRDVIMLHLPWTILIVLGATTISTISGVVLGTLSAKNRKNGSDRIMMTGLIAFAEIPSFLLGLILLLIFSVYLRLFPLAGAVTPFADYNGPAEQAWDILYHAFLPVVTLSLSQLTGVYLLTRNTLITVTTKDYIRTARAKGLGEKTVWIRHALRNALLPVVTRTGFMIGIMMGGVVLVENVFRYPGIGMTLRSAVVCRDYPLIQGILLVIAVSILICNLLVDKIYGKLDPRVAI; the protein is encoded by the coding sequence ATGGAAAAGGATAGGAATTCGTTTATTTTCAGGTTGTTATCAACCCTTTTTGTAATTCTTGCCATAAACTTTTTTCTTCCAAGAATGATGCCCGGAGACCCGTTTTCAACCACTTCCGCAGATGAGGTTGGGGAAGAGATTATCGTAATGACGGAGGAGCAGCGGCTTTATTACATGAAATATTACGGACTTGACAGGCCGCTTAATGAACAGTTTTTGGTATACATGAAAAACCTGATGACGGGCAACCTGGGAAAGAGCATTTATTACAAAATGCCTGTCAGGGATGTAATAATGCTCCATCTTCCCTGGACCATATTGATCGTTCTTGGCGCTACAACAATCAGTACAATCTCCGGTGTGGTTCTGGGAACACTTTCGGCAAAGAACAGGAAAAACGGGAGTGACAGGATTATGATGACGGGGTTGATTGCCTTTGCGGAAATTCCCTCATTTCTGCTCGGCCTGATTCTTCTCCTGATTTTCAGTGTATATCTCAGGCTTTTCCCGCTTGCGGGCGCTGTTACTCCTTTTGCGGACTATAATGGTCCTGCAGAACAGGCATGGGATATACTGTACCATGCATTTCTGCCTGTTGTGACCCTTTCCCTTTCCCAGCTGACCGGTGTGTACCTTCTCACCAGAAACACATTGATTACAGTGACAACAAAGGACTATATCAGGACTGCACGGGCCAAAGGCCTGGGCGAAAAAACCGTATGGATCCGGCATGCACTCAGAAATGCCCTGCTTCCGGTAGTGACAAGAACAGGTTTTATGATCGGTATAATGATGGGCGGAGTTGTACTTGTTGAGAATGTTTTTCGTTATCCCGGTATAGGGATGACACTCAGAAGTGCTGTAGTCTGCCGGGATTATCCTCTTATTCAGGGTATTCTCCTGGTAATTGCGGTCTCCATACTTATCTGCAATCTGCTTGTCGACAAAATATACGGGAAACTTGACCCGAGAGTTGCGATATGA
- a CDS encoding ABC transporter permease codes for MIKDVTASGNAKIISFAQALNIDRTVSSIARTFSRFSTEGKIGVFGIICIILMAVFAPMITIYPPQKITGDSLEPPGPGHILGTDELGMDIWSQICYGARMSLTIGLAVAFAAGFGGGAVGILAGYIGGHTDQALMRVIDVTMALPSFPLLIVISAFLGPSILNVILILVLFSWAKPARIARSQTLALKKNSYIIAARNYGAKPFYLLWRHIFPEVMPVLFVLVIGISSHAIIAEAGLAFLGLGDPTSKSWGMMLNHATGFRSIYFTPYWQWWLLPPLFMLIFLLLCLAFISRDMERILDPKLKIKKGF; via the coding sequence ATGATAAAGGATGTTACTGCCTCTGGAAATGCCAAAATAATTTCGTTTGCTCAGGCTTTGAATATTGACAGAACTGTCAGCAGTATAGCCAGGACATTCTCCAGGTTCAGTACTGAAGGAAAAATCGGTGTCTTCGGAATAATCTGTATCATTTTAATGGCAGTTTTTGCTCCCATGATAACAATTTATCCTCCCCAGAAAATCACAGGTGATTCCCTTGAACCTCCAGGTCCAGGACACATACTCGGAACCGATGAACTTGGTATGGATATCTGGTCACAGATATGCTATGGTGCAAGAATGAGCCTTACAATAGGGCTTGCAGTAGCCTTTGCAGCAGGTTTCGGGGGAGGGGCTGTTGGAATACTGGCAGGATATATCGGAGGGCACACTGACCAGGCGCTGATGAGAGTAATTGATGTGACAATGGCTCTTCCGAGTTTTCCTCTTCTGATTGTAATATCCGCTTTTCTCGGGCCAAGTATTCTTAACGTAATCCTTATACTTGTTCTTTTCAGCTGGGCAAAACCCGCACGTATTGCACGTTCTCAGACACTGGCATTAAAGAAGAACAGCTACATTATTGCTGCCAGGAATTACGGTGCAAAACCGTTTTACCTGCTCTGGAGGCATATATTTCCCGAAGTTATGCCTGTCCTGTTCGTGCTTGTCATCGGCATATCCTCCCACGCTATCATAGCCGAAGCAGGGCTTGCCTTTCTGGGTCTCGGAGACCCTACTTCCAAGAGCTGGGGGATGATGCTCAATCATGCAACCGGGTTCAGGTCGATATATTTTACACCTTACTGGCAATGGTGGCTGTTACCTCCGTTGTTCATGCTTATTTTTCTCCTGCTCTGTCTTGCGTTCATAAGCAGAGACATGGAAAGGATACTTGACCCGAAATTAAAGATAAAGAAAGGTTTCTGA
- a CDS encoding dipeptide ABC transporter ATP-binding protein, whose amino-acid sequence MSLLKINDLKCHYLTDIDTVRAVDGISFEIEEGEILGIVGESGSGKTTIALAIMGLLPENTSISGEILYRNDVISSLPESGMDRFRWKDIAIVFQNSLEVMNPVMKVGVQVTESMIRHLGISSEKARSKCADLFRTVGLDPKWMDSYPHQLSGGMRQRVLLAMALSCDPKLLILDEVTSALDAFTRKEIRDLLVDLQKKNGYTMLMISHDITFVSSVASKIAVMYSGRVMETGPVRDILVSPRHPYTRGLVHSTPDIFVYKDLWGIPGGIPAGDEFKGCPFSPRCTQKIGICNKVSPILMPAGSGREIACHRGGIAGLLEAKSLSFSYRLPDGEYLQAVDEVNLEVREGEVLAIVGQTGSGKSTLAHILANVIRPDCGEVLFMDGNIRGGNYGSRFNGIQIVFQDPFSSTSNRFTVLDAIKEPLYINKIGSNGDRLQMVKDALELVHLPGNDNFLRKYCGELSGGQRQRVALARAMVMEPKLLIADEITSALDVSTSANILRLLKGLQNRRGFAMIYISHDLSLTLKIADRIAIMHSGKIVEMGNSHDVMLSPSDEYTKRLVGSRIGLCCHNH is encoded by the coding sequence ATGAGTCTGCTTAAAATCAATGATCTTAAATGCCACTATCTGACTGACATCGACACTGTCAGGGCTGTTGACGGCATTTCTTTTGAAATTGAAGAAGGAGAAATTCTGGGCATTGTCGGAGAATCCGGAAGTGGCAAGACTACCATTGCGCTTGCGATCATGGGGCTTTTGCCGGAAAATACATCCATTTCCGGCGAAATTCTTTACAGGAATGATGTAATCTCTTCTTTGCCTGAATCCGGGATGGACAGATTCAGATGGAAGGATATTGCAATCGTTTTTCAGAACAGCCTGGAGGTAATGAATCCTGTTATGAAAGTAGGCGTTCAGGTAACGGAATCAATGATAAGGCACCTTGGTATCAGCTCTGAAAAAGCCCGGAGTAAATGTGCTGACCTGTTCCGGACCGTCGGCCTTGATCCGAAATGGATGGATTCATATCCGCATCAGCTCTCCGGAGGTATGAGGCAGAGGGTTCTTCTGGCAATGGCTCTTTCATGCGATCCGAAGTTGCTGATTCTCGACGAAGTTACTTCTGCACTTGATGCGTTTACCCGAAAAGAGATCAGGGATCTCCTGGTTGACCTTCAGAAGAAAAACGGGTATACGATGTTAATGATCTCTCATGATATCACTTTTGTCTCTTCTGTGGCGTCCAAGATTGCTGTTATGTATTCGGGAAGGGTTATGGAAACCGGCCCTGTAAGGGATATTCTCGTATCTCCCCGTCATCCTTATACGAGAGGTCTTGTCCATTCGACACCGGATATTTTCGTTTATAAAGATTTATGGGGAATTCCTGGAGGTATTCCGGCAGGAGATGAGTTTAAGGGTTGTCCCTTCAGCCCGAGATGCACACAAAAAATCGGTATATGCAATAAAGTTTCTCCGATTCTGATGCCAGCAGGAAGCGGGCGGGAAATTGCATGCCATAGAGGTGGCATAGCAGGACTTCTGGAAGCAAAAAGCCTGAGCTTCAGTTATCGTCTTCCGGATGGAGAATATCTTCAGGCAGTTGATGAGGTTAATCTGGAAGTGAGGGAAGGAGAAGTTCTTGCAATTGTCGGTCAGACCGGTTCGGGCAAGTCAACCCTTGCACACATCCTTGCAAACGTAATCAGGCCCGATTGCGGAGAGGTATTGTTTATGGATGGAAATATCAGAGGGGGAAACTATGGAAGCAGGTTCAATGGCATTCAGATAGTGTTCCAGGACCCCTTCAGTTCAACCAGCAACAGGTTTACCGTGCTTGATGCAATCAAGGAGCCTCTTTATATCAATAAAATCGGGTCCAACGGAGATAGACTCCAAATGGTTAAAGACGCCCTTGAACTTGTTCATCTTCCCGGTAATGATAATTTCCTCAGAAAATATTGCGGTGAACTCAGCGGCGGGCAGAGGCAAAGGGTTGCACTTGCCAGAGCAATGGTCATGGAGCCAAAACTTCTTATTGCCGATGAGATAACTTCGGCTCTGGATGTCTCAACCTCTGCAAATATATTGCGTCTTTTAAAGGGCCTTCAGAACAGGAGAGGATTTGCAATGATATATATTTCACATGATCTCTCCCTGACACTGAAAATTGCTGACCGAATAGCCATTATGCACTCAGGAAAGATTGTAGAGATGGGAAATTCCCACGATGTAATGCTTTCACCTTCTGACGAGTACACAAAAAGGCTTGTGGGTTCAAGAATAGGGCTATGCTGTCATAACCATTGA
- a CDS encoding ATP-binding cassette domain-containing protein, whose product MSAIIIKELTKKFGEFTAVDSVSFSVETGELFGLLGPNGAGKTTILNMLTTFLLPTADDAEIAGYDLRRDPYEIRNNIGIIFQDPSLDIGLTGRENLEFHAMMYNSSPDKRKERIREMLDVIISDYEKNTPDIFQTAGSLGIGISSINFSKPSLEDVFIRLTGSTIREQEGSRKAVRRDRMRRRMLRGFREELSIFSGGVR is encoded by the coding sequence ATGAGTGCAATAATAATTAAAGAGCTGACAAAAAAATTCGGGGAATTTACTGCTGTGGACAGTGTCTCATTTTCGGTTGAGACCGGAGAGCTTTTCGGGCTTCTAGGTCCTAATGGTGCGGGAAAGACGACTATTCTGAATATGCTTACCACTTTTCTTCTTCCTACGGCAGATGATGCTGAAATCGCAGGATATGATCTTAGAAGAGATCCCTATGAGATAAGGAACAATATCGGAATAATATTTCAGGACCCTTCGCTTGATATAGGTCTTACAGGGAGGGAAAACCTTGAGTTTCATGCCATGATGTACAATAGCAGTCCAGATAAGCGAAAAGAAAGAATCCGTGAAATGCTTGATGTTATCATATCTGACTATGAGAAAAATACTCCGGATATTTTTCAGACTGCCGGTAGTCTGGGTATAGGGATAAGTTCGATAAATTTCAGCAAACCAAGTCTTGAAGACGTTTTTATCCGCCTGACAGGTTCAACGATACGGGAGCAGGAAGGTAGCAGGAAGGCAGTCAGGCGTGATAGGATGAGAAGGAGGATGCTCCGAGGATTCAGGGAAGAGTTATCTATATTCTCTGGCGGCGTGAGATGA